A portion of the Stella humosa genome contains these proteins:
- a CDS encoding Ldh family oxidoreductase, translated as MDTISPLPLVPADRLHRQIETILVAWGMDQAIAAATAGVMVDTDLRGIDSHGVTMLLGYEERLHAGRLNMQAVPRVVRESPVTALMDAGGGLGHYPSLSAMDLAIDKARRMGVALVAVRNSNHYGAAGAYALRAAEAGLIGITGTGSRTRCVVPTGARDAMFATNPIAFAAPTRRNRPFVLDMATSTVAVGKVNICWLNDRPVPAGWVVDEQGRAVTDAEAARRYCLRLVEGGVTPLGGLPAMSSHKGYGLAAMIEILSTQLSGAIYCGTAADDPRAKATPYDDLGHFFLAVDPRAFRPDGAFEDELDEMMDLLRAAPPVDPAKPVLVAGDPEWANFDRRRVDGIPMPVKLVEHVQAIAERAGVAFVLG; from the coding sequence ATGGACACGATCAGCCCCCTGCCGCTCGTCCCCGCCGACCGTCTGCATCGGCAGATCGAGACGATCCTCGTCGCCTGGGGCATGGACCAGGCCATCGCCGCCGCCACCGCAGGTGTGATGGTCGACACCGACCTGCGTGGCATCGATTCGCACGGCGTCACCATGCTGCTGGGCTATGAGGAGCGGCTGCATGCCGGCCGCCTGAACATGCAGGCGGTGCCCCGGGTGGTGCGTGAGAGCCCGGTGACGGCGCTGATGGATGCCGGCGGCGGCCTTGGCCACTATCCGTCCCTGTCGGCGATGGACCTGGCGATCGACAAGGCACGGCGGATGGGCGTGGCGCTGGTGGCCGTGCGCAACAGCAACCACTATGGCGCGGCCGGCGCCTATGCCTTGCGCGCGGCCGAGGCCGGGCTGATCGGCATCACCGGGACCGGGTCGCGCACCCGCTGCGTCGTGCCGACCGGCGCGCGCGACGCCATGTTCGCGACCAACCCCATCGCCTTCGCCGCGCCCACCCGGCGCAACCGGCCCTTCGTGCTGGACATGGCGACCAGCACGGTCGCCGTCGGCAAGGTCAACATCTGCTGGCTGAACGACCGGCCGGTGCCGGCCGGCTGGGTCGTCGACGAGCAGGGCCGGGCAGTGACCGACGCCGAGGCGGCGCGCCGCTACTGCCTGCGCCTGGTCGAGGGCGGGGTGACGCCGCTGGGCGGGCTGCCCGCCATGTCGAGCCACAAGGGCTATGGCCTGGCGGCGATGATCGAGATCCTGTCGACCCAGTTGTCGGGTGCAATCTATTGCGGCACGGCCGCCGACGACCCGCGCGCCAAGGCCACCCCCTATGACGACCTCGGCCATTTCTTCCTGGCGGTCGACCCCCGGGCCTTCCGCCCCGACGGCGCCTTCGAGGACGAACTGGACGAGATGATGGACCTGCTGCGCGCCGCCCCGCCGGTCGACCCGGCCAAGCCGGTGCTGGTGGCCGGCGACCCGGAATGGGCCAATTTCGACCGCCGCCGCGTCGACGGCATCCCCATGCCGGTGAAGCTGGTGGAGCATGTGCAGGCGATCGCCGAACGGGCGGGGGTGGCGTTCGTGCTGGGGTGA
- a CDS encoding type II toxin-antitoxin system VapC family toxin has protein sequence MILLDTHVICEAMKPEPDPAVREWLDDQAAETLYLSSVTIAELLFGIGALPMGKRKAKLAAALDGVLEIFVGRILPFDMRAARLYADLAVRARAAGRGFPTPDGYIAAIAAAHGLAVASRDSSAFAAAGLSVIDPWTPAA, from the coding sequence ATGATCCTGCTCGACACCCATGTCATCTGCGAGGCCATGAAGCCTGAGCCGGATCCAGCGGTCCGCGAATGGCTCGACGATCAGGCGGCGGAGACATTGTATTTATCCAGCGTCACCATCGCCGAGTTGCTGTTTGGCATCGGCGCGCTACCGATGGGCAAGCGCAAGGCCAAGCTCGCGGCTGCGCTCGACGGTGTGTTGGAAATCTTCGTGGGCCGCATCCTGCCGTTCGACATGAGGGCAGCACGCCTCTATGCCGATCTTGCCGTCCGGGCGCGTGCCGCTGGAAGGGGGTTCCCAACGCCCGATGGCTATATCGCGGCGATCGCCGCTGCCCATGGGCTTGCCGTGGCGTCTCGCGATTCCAGTGCTTTTGCCGCCGCCGGGCTCTCCGTGATCGATCCCTGGACGCCGGCTGCATAG
- a CDS encoding FitA-like ribbon-helix-helix domain-containing protein, which translates to MAAVTIRNLPEAVHRALKVRAAQHNRSAEAEMRAILEAAVRPADRLRVGSALADLSRKVGLTNADVEALDQVRDDKPADPMGFR; encoded by the coding sequence ATGGCTGCCGTCACCATCCGCAATCTCCCCGAGGCGGTGCATCGTGCCCTGAAAGTCCGGGCCGCACAGCACAATCGCAGCGCCGAAGCGGAAATGCGGGCCATCCTGGAGGCCGCCGTGCGTCCTGCCGACCGGCTGCGCGTCGGTAGTGCGCTGGCCGACTTGAGCCGCAAGGTCGGGTTGACCAATGCCGATGTCGAGGCTCTTGACCAGGTCCGGGACGACAAGCCCGCCGACCCTATGGGCTTCCGATGA
- a CDS encoding alpha-hydroxy acid oxidase: protein MRLKDCHNFHDFRRMAEKRLPGPIFNYIDGAADDEVTLRRNTASFDSCDLVPNVLRGVTEVDMSVTVMGQKLAMPVYCSPTALQRLFHHQGERAVAAAAARYGTMFGVSSLGTVSLEEARRISNGPQVYQFYFHKDRGLNRDMMTRAKEAGVEVMMLTVDSITGGNRERDKRTGFAIPFKLNLAGMAQFAIKPSWAIDYLTHERFKLPQLDAHVSMGGGVMSISRYFTEMLDPSMTWDDVADMVRHWGGQFCLKGVMSVEDARRAVEIGCTGIVLSNHGGRQLDGSRSGFDQLAEIVDAVGDHIDVIMDGGVQRGTHVLKALSLGAKAVGVGRYYLFPLAAAGQAGVERALELMKTELERGMRLMGCTSVDQLTRENLRFR, encoded by the coding sequence ATGCGCCTGAAGGACTGCCACAACTTCCACGATTTCCGCCGGATGGCCGAGAAGCGCCTGCCGGGGCCGATCTTCAACTACATCGACGGCGCCGCCGACGACGAGGTCACCCTGCGGCGCAACACGGCGTCCTTCGACAGTTGCGACCTGGTGCCGAACGTCCTGCGCGGCGTGACCGAGGTCGACATGTCGGTGACGGTGATGGGGCAGAAGCTGGCGATGCCGGTCTATTGCTCGCCGACGGCGCTGCAGCGGCTGTTCCACCATCAGGGCGAGCGCGCGGTGGCCGCCGCCGCCGCCCGGTACGGCACCATGTTCGGCGTCTCGTCGCTCGGCACCGTCAGCCTGGAGGAGGCCCGGCGGATCAGCAACGGGCCGCAGGTCTACCAGTTCTATTTCCACAAGGACCGCGGCCTGAACCGGGACATGATGACCCGCGCCAAGGAGGCCGGGGTCGAGGTGATGATGCTGACGGTCGACAGCATCACCGGCGGCAACCGCGAGCGCGACAAGCGCACGGGCTTCGCCATCCCCTTCAAGCTGAACCTCGCGGGCATGGCCCAGTTCGCGATCAAGCCGTCCTGGGCGATCGACTACCTCACCCATGAGCGCTTCAAGCTGCCGCAGCTCGACGCCCACGTCTCGATGGGCGGCGGCGTCATGTCGATCAGCCGCTACTTCACCGAGATGCTGGACCCGTCGATGACCTGGGACGACGTGGCCGACATGGTGCGCCACTGGGGTGGGCAGTTCTGCCTGAAGGGCGTGATGTCGGTCGAGGACGCCCGGCGCGCGGTCGAGATCGGCTGCACCGGCATAGTGCTCTCCAACCATGGTGGCCGCCAGCTCGACGGCTCGCGCAGCGGCTTCGACCAGCTCGCCGAGATCGTCGACGCGGTCGGCGACCACATCGACGTGATCATGGATGGCGGCGTGCAGCGCGGCACCCACGTGCTGAAGGCCCTGTCGCTGGGCGCCAAGGCCGTCGGCGTCGGCCGCTACTACCTTTTCCCGCTCGCCGCCGCCGGCCAGGCCGGCGTCGAGCGCGCGCTGGAACTGATGAAGACGGAACTCGAGCGGGGCATGCGGCTGATGGGCTGCACCTCGGTCGACCAGCTAACGCGGGAGAACCTGCGCTTCCGGTAA
- a CDS encoding type II TA system antitoxin MqsA family protein → MVETRIHPETGQLLRRGTRIRTIVFGSMSRAVEVPGWYPDDEGDSIHSGTDLAESDRVFQALRAAYAAHVRKVRKQLNLTQEEAGRLIGGGRRAFQKYESGATPPSDAAVGLIEILHRHPEELEVLRSIRTDPKAA, encoded by the coding sequence ATGGTTGAGACCCGCATCCACCCCGAAACCGGCCAGCTTCTGCGACGGGGCACCCGTATCCGGACCATCGTCTTCGGTTCGATGTCGCGCGCTGTTGAAGTGCCGGGCTGGTATCCGGACGATGAAGGCGATTCCATTCATTCGGGGACAGACCTCGCTGAATCCGATCGGGTCTTCCAGGCATTGCGGGCCGCCTATGCTGCGCACGTGCGGAAGGTGCGCAAGCAATTGAACCTGACCCAGGAAGAAGCTGGGCGGTTGATCGGCGGCGGGCGGCGGGCGTTCCAGAAGTATGAGAGCGGGGCCACGCCGCCCAGCGACGCGGCGGTCGGCCTTATAGAGATCCTTCATCGCCATCCGGAGGAATTGGAAGTCCTGCGATCTATCCGCACCGACCCGAAGGCGGCCTGA
- a CDS encoding type II toxin-antitoxin system MqsR family toxin — MIKRRPHHDLTAVQAKFARVETLELTRSAAQGAHALGFTLSDVVAVVQALKPRDFIKSETAHSPPNPRVWHDTYNLPWEELVLYLKFAGETLIDITLTSFKEMDNG; from the coding sequence GTGATCAAGCGCCGGCCGCATCACGATTTGACCGCCGTCCAGGCGAAGTTTGCGCGCGTCGAAACGCTGGAACTCACGCGCAGCGCTGCCCAGGGCGCACACGCCCTGGGTTTCACGCTGTCCGACGTAGTGGCCGTCGTCCAGGCCCTCAAGCCTCGTGACTTTATCAAGTCCGAGACTGCGCATAGCCCACCCAATCCCAGGGTGTGGCACGATACCTACAACCTCCCTTGGGAGGAGTTGGTGCTCTATCTCAAGTTTGCAGGCGAAACCCTGATCGACATCACGCTCACGTCGTTCAAAGAGATGGACAATGGTTGA
- a CDS encoding ketopantoate reductase family protein: protein MRICIYGAGAVGGNFAARLAKAGIDVTMIARGPHLEAIQARGLTVQTREDRIHVRPFATDDPRRAGPQDAIIVTLKAPALPAAVDGMAPLLGPDTAVVFATNGVPWWYFHGHPGPQAERRLTRLDPQGVLWDRLPISRVVGSVIYSANEIVAPGVVDNKSVRNRLLLGEPDGSRTARVEAISKAFDGTGIEAPVFDDIRAQVWIKLMGNLAWNPMCALTGLSIPDIAGDPALRPIALGILQEGQRVAEALGLTLDTDAETRLNNILKPGPTGGHKPSMLQDFELKRPTELDAIVLAVQDFARELGIATPNLDSVAALAVGRAKALGIY from the coding sequence ATGCGTATCTGTATCTATGGCGCCGGCGCGGTCGGCGGCAACTTCGCCGCGCGCCTGGCGAAGGCCGGCATCGATGTGACGATGATCGCCCGTGGTCCGCACCTCGAGGCGATCCAGGCCCGCGGGCTGACCGTCCAGACGCGCGAGGACCGCATCCATGTCCGCCCGTTCGCCACGGACGACCCGCGCCGGGCCGGGCCGCAGGATGCGATCATCGTCACCCTCAAGGCGCCGGCACTGCCGGCCGCGGTCGATGGCATGGCGCCGCTGCTGGGGCCGGACACGGCCGTCGTCTTCGCCACCAACGGCGTGCCCTGGTGGTATTTCCACGGCCATCCCGGCCCGCAGGCCGAGCGCCGGCTGACCCGGCTTGACCCGCAGGGGGTCCTCTGGGACCGGCTGCCGATCTCGCGCGTCGTCGGCTCGGTCATCTATTCGGCCAACGAGATCGTGGCGCCGGGCGTCGTCGACAACAAGTCGGTCCGCAACCGCCTGCTGCTTGGCGAACCGGACGGCAGCCGGACGGCGCGTGTCGAGGCCATCTCCAAGGCATTCGATGGCACCGGCATCGAGGCGCCGGTCTTCGACGACATCCGCGCCCAGGTGTGGATCAAGCTGATGGGCAACCTCGCCTGGAACCCGATGTGCGCCCTGACGGGCCTGTCGATCCCCGACATCGCCGGCGACCCGGCGCTGCGCCCGATCGCGCTCGGCATCCTCCAGGAAGGCCAGCGCGTCGCCGAGGCCCTCGGCCTGACGCTCGACACCGACGCCGAGACCCGCCTCAACAACATCCTGAAGCCCGGCCCCACCGGCGGCCACAAGCCCTCGATGCTGCAGGACTTCGAGCTGAAGCGCCCGACCGAGCTGGACGCCATCGTGCTGGCCGTCCAGGATTTCGCTCGCGAGCTCGGCATCGCCACGCCGAACCTGGATTCGGTGGCCGCCCTGGCTGTCGGCCGGGCGAAGGCGCTGGGGATCTATTGA
- the urtE gene encoding urea ABC transporter ATP-binding subunit UrtE has product MLTVEAVDVHYGAAQALKKVSLAAAPGRVTCVMGRNGVGKTSLLRAIAGHRPTTGGRIVWEGRELANAPPHERARRGIALVPQGREIFPLLTVDENLRTGFSCLPRSERTIPGEIFDLFPVLRSMLGRRGGDLSGGQQQQLALARALVMRPRLLLLDEPTEGIQPSIIKDIGRVIVHLRQVGTMAIVLVEQYFDFARELADDFVVMDRGEVVLAGTGEGMDEAAVRRYLSV; this is encoded by the coding sequence CATTACGGGGCAGCGCAGGCCCTGAAGAAGGTCTCCCTGGCAGCGGCGCCCGGACGCGTCACCTGCGTCATGGGCCGCAACGGGGTGGGCAAGACCTCGCTCCTGCGCGCGATCGCCGGCCATCGGCCGACGACCGGCGGGCGTATCGTCTGGGAGGGGCGGGAACTGGCGAACGCGCCCCCACACGAGCGCGCGCGGCGCGGCATCGCGCTGGTGCCGCAGGGGCGAGAGATCTTCCCGCTGCTGACGGTCGACGAGAACCTGCGCACCGGCTTTTCCTGCCTGCCGCGGTCCGAGCGCACCATCCCGGGGGAGATATTCGACCTGTTCCCGGTCCTGCGCTCGATGCTGGGCCGGCGCGGCGGAGACCTGTCGGGCGGGCAGCAGCAGCAGCTTGCATTGGCCCGCGCCCTGGTCATGCGGCCGCGCCTGCTGCTGCTGGACGAGCCGACCGAGGGCATCCAGCCCTCGATCATCAAGGATATCGGCCGGGTCATCGTCCACCTGCGCCAAGTCGGCACGATGGCGATCGTCCTGGTCGAGCAGTACTTCGATTTCGCGCGCGAGCTGGCCGACGATTTCGTCGTCATGGACCGCGGCGAGGTGGTGCTGGCGGGGACCGGCGAGGGGATGGACGAGGCCGCGGTTCGCCGCTATCTCAGCGTCTGA